The stretch of DNA tgtaaccaatggttccacgtatggatggtgtgatggtggctgatggagcacctgcgttgtgtgtgtgtgtgtgtgtgtgtgtgtgtgtgtgttaattattaggccaaaattggATTGTTACTATGAGCatcaaactgaatttcatctgccttcttattgagcgaggaatcctgcatctctctaaactttgcttttgatggaattaaatgctgccttcttagagatggatgaactatactgctggtaaatcctgtggagttttcatttgtcatttagcagcttctgaatttcccgaTCATTTTCACCAAAtgagtcttggtgtttgcgagtattctgacccagatgagcaaatgcagtgctgtacaccaaatctctgaacgCTGCCCACTCCTTTCCTACTCCACCGTTGCCAACTgggtgttggctcaactttccctccaagtcagcagcaaactgttcacgctcagGGAAGGGCTCTAATTTGTGGACATTAATTcctctggtagtcattttgccttgaggtcggcgcttttgatgaatgtgaatagtTAGCTTGGAAAGGGTAAGTCTATGATcaatccagcactctgcaccgcacattgcctttgtcactctcacatcttgtctgtctcttctccttacaatcacataatctgtCACATGCCAGTGCTTGCtctgagggtgcatccatgaagttttattccatttaggtaaatggaagacagtgttggtgatgagaaggtcatgtgacgcacaagtcttcagcagcaaatgatctttgctgttgctgtttccaactccattcctccctaggactccctgccaagtctggtagtctgaacctattttagtattaaaataacccagaattacaagcttgtcctcttttggcacattaaagataagggtctctaggtcttcataaaatttgtctttgacttcatcagggtttgccatggtgggagcataggcactgatgatggtggcatgtgttttcctgcgagtggcaatagcattgtcatgagcctgtcattcagtccttttggcaggcatgccagcttgctgattagattggttttgattgcaaaacccacacaaGCTTCACTGCGCTCCCCTTCACTGCGCCCACTCCAGagaaaggtgtatccagctccaacttcagtaaggtGGCCTTCATTTTCccaccttgtttcactcagggctgctatttggatatgataccagttgagttctcttgcaacaagagcagttctttcaggtctactggattttgtgttgtatATTAGTGTGCTCACGTTCCATGtgtgatggtgagtggaatcatctttgcagatgtttttgtacattttttcatGCTTCGACCACATAGtgagattcccccccccccccctaccgtgataatcaggccagggttgggtaagcaggcagtgtttagggcactttttctagtccccttcctcacaccaggaggtgagcagtgcgatcctGAAATGGCTGCTGAGACACCCAGGaggctgccgagtcccactgctgcttccagtgacaaacgaccctatggcctgggccgcctatgtgcagggttgtgactacacctcggcagccatcacaccaaaggtactgatACTGGTCCTTCCTCAACACACCTTACTTCTTGATACAAGTGTCAAGTAAAAAGTGGACAGTACCTCACATTccagactccatcagtactggcccTCTACAACATGGGAGATTTGAAAcattcattcattgttggtggagctgtgagttgatccacccattccagagagcaatttggaaccatgcccaaagagctgcaaatatgtgcataccctttgatccagcaatatcacttctaataCTGCAtaccaaagagaccataaaaatgtgaaagggtctcacatgttcAAAGATATTTTTAGCCGCTCTCTTCATggcagccaagaactggaaatcaagggatgcccatcaattgaggaatagttgaacaagctgtggtataggaatgtaatagattactattgcactataagaaatgaagaacaggaagacttcagacaggctttgaaggacttatatgaactgatgatgagtgaaatgagcagaaccagaagaacaatgagcacagtaatagccacagtgtgcgaggagtGTTTCTGATACACTTAACCCTTCACATCAATTAAAGGACCTAAACCTTCCCCAAAGGACTGTTGAGGCTAAatggcatccacatccagagaaagaacaattgaattgaaacacagaatgaagcacattagTTTCTATTGTGTAATGCTTTGGTTTGGCTTGGttattctcatggtttctcccaagcaatttaattcttctgtgcaacatgagtaatgtgaaaatgtgtttaataagaatgcatgctCTCTCTGGGAGGGAACgttgagagaggggaagaaaatatggCTTAgagaagtgaattttaaaaatgaatacaaataaattaaatttcaaaaaagaaaatttcacaatCCATAATGTAGAAGGTGATATAGAATTCAGCATATAAACATCATGATATTAAAACATTATATTGCTCCTTATAATtaggtatttattttatttttaatatataaaataaaccaaaggCTTCCACAAAATGGTACTATAAAAAGTTAGTTGTAAAGGAACTGCAAatttactataaataaattaCTGTTCTTGTCAAATATAtagcaaaattatcatgtaacttttttccattttttctttcttccctgacttcctaccctagacatggctaccattagacagaaatagttgtacacaaacacacacacacacacacacacacacacgcatgtgtATGAAAAGTTAttctatgcatatttttatttgttagttctttctctagatgcaacTAGGATGTGTGTTCATATGTCCTTTGCAGtttatttggatatttataatagacacTTGTTCAATCCAAGCCATTATTAAAACAATCTTATTGTTACTGTATTtaatgttcccttggttctgctcattttgctcttcattatttctggCAACTGTTTCTAGatgttttctaaaatcattaaactcatcatttttatagcgttgtagtattcctttacaatcatataccacaacttgttcagtcatttagatATTTCTTTTGAGAGCTAAGTCCAtttgaatattaatttttaaagtctagaACACACTGCCTTGACATATTAATAGGAATTAACACTGTtgataattaagaaaaatattattttcaaagtgctatataaattttaaagcagattgcaaatgtaatttcttttcctccttttactTCTTCTTTTCCACAGTACAGTGCATATGTTAATGACTTAATAAATGCGTTTGAAGctgaattcagtttttttttatctgaaaatgaaaactttGGGACAAAATGGTTCATAAATCATTGAACGATTTTTTAGGCCCTGATCACCATTCCTCTCCCTTCTATGCATCATTTTCCCAATATCCTCTATTACGAACACACAAAAGCCATGTAAACTGAGATCTCCATCCAGACAATCATCCAATTTGTGaaaacacacacaagcacacagacacagacacacacgcatacatacacactaGAGGACTTAAAGTTTCATTGTGTCCCCAGCTTCAGCTCCCACTTTGGTCTGGGGTAATGTATAGCTAAAGGAAGAGAAGATtaatggaatttccctttggaTTAATTAGATAAATGTTTACACAGGTGTGTAGAGATAAATCAGAGGCTTCCAAGCTTAAAGTTCCAGATGTTACTAAAAGTGACTTCCCTTCACTTGAGTCCATCAGACAAGACACATGGCTGCTCTTGGGCCAGGTAAGTTTTAGAAATTTCAAGAGATGGTATTGTAGGATCGTGGCTGTAGAGGACAGTCTCCTTAGGTGACCCACACAGATGAGAGTTCCAGAGATTTGTGACTAAAGGGCCCTTATATAATTAAATGTCAGGGAAGCTAAAGAATTAAGGATCAATAAATTTCAACTAGAACTCTGAGGAGTACTCATTCCTGTGTTTATGAACTAGACTTGTGTGTCATTATAGAGGGAATTTTTAGTGAGGAATTTCCTTGTGTCACGGAAGATCATAACCTGCTCtccaaattattattatattatgatgAAGACTGAGgttagtggttaaatgacttgtgcaggatcATATAACCTGTATGAAGAAAAGGTCGAAGTTAACACCAGGTTTATTTAACTCCAAAACCAGTAAAATATATATCAAGTAAACATGCATCTTGCCATGCATAAAAGATTTGATAAATATCTGTCAAATTGAATGAATAGGAtaagattttaataaaatttccaaaaacattaatgtgaatattttcttttgagcCTGATGACAAATCTTTgtgtaaaatatgtatgtattattaaTTCCTTTTACCTTTGAGAAAGGTGATGCTCAGAAGGGTCCTTTCAATTGTCCTTAGTCATACAGTGAGAGGGAAGACTCCATGTTTCTAAGAGTAGTTCTCCCGGGTAGTTCTAAAGGTGGTTATATCCTTCATAAGACATGACCTTTCACCATACAcatagcagtaaaaaaaaaaaaaaagcctcgtTAAATTGAACTGAAGCTGAAACTTAGTGAGCACTTGAATACAACTGAATATAACTAGTCTCGGCTGAGATTAACAAcgttttgtttttctggttcatttttattcatgctactctgtgtcagacattgtactaagcagtgaaaatacaaagaaaattacaaaaaatagtACCACTCTCAAGGAACAGACAATCTAGTGGGAGAAGCAATATACAGACAAAATATGtggaaataacatatatacataaattgcATATATCAAAGGAAAGCATAGATAGTAAGGAAGaccaggaaaaacttccttatttcaatttatttatatatttttagttgtcaacattcattaacacaagattttgagttccaaattttctccccatctgtgcccacccccaccccaaaaaaccatgcattctgattaccccttccctaatctcccctcccttttatcacacccctctctttctttatccccatcctttctcttttcttgtagggccagatagatttctataccccattatctatatttcttattttccagttacatacaaaagcaattctcaacaatcattcctaaaactttgagttccaaattctctttcttcctcccaccaCACCCATTCCCCCTGAGAAGgtaaggaattcaatataggttatatatggtagttttgctaaagacttccgtaataggcatgttgtgaaagactggctatatttcccttcatcctgtcctGGCCCccgtttattccattctctcttttgaccttaccactcccaagaatgttgacttctaattacctcccctctcatttgccctcccttgtatcatcccccacaccaaacttatccccttctcccctacttttccaTAGTATAAgacaaattttcataccaaattgagtgtgtatgttatttccttcttataCCAAATGTAATGGGGGAaaggttcacttttcccctctaacctctctcttttccccctcattgaaaaagcttttccttgccttttttaggagagataatttgccccattacatttctccctttctcctcccaatatattcctctctcacctcttaattttgtttttttagacaTCAACCCTTCCTAATCATCTCACTCTATGCCCTCTGTATataagattttcttgcatcactttcatttctcttctcaattttttgtCCACTTcgcttacttgattttcaaaatcctttttgacctcttccatgtcTTGAGagcattgcatatttgttttggaggttttggatgcagaaaccttgacttttaggtcttcctctgtggtaagcattgttcttactcatctgaaaggattgaagaaaatatctgctcaccaagaaagtaaccttctattgtctttctttttcccttttttgggcattttttcaccggttacttgacttttgagttctttgtcaagaggagggtatgctgtggggacctgtaagttctcagttcctccaaggtgaaaaatcaatggagagaagtttactcctctcctggcctgcgctctggcCTGTGAGCAACTATAAGCATTCCTTTCTGagaatagaattccctctccaaagcctcttccagctccaccagccagagctcctcctcaacCGAGGGccactactcagggctgagatccagatcagcagctcagttcTCACAGGATGTTTAGGCCAGGGCTTCAACAGTGAAAGTTGCTACTGCCTGGGGCGGGGGCTAGACTGGTGTCTTCAGTTTTccctcaggtgaaagagcttttcactgacctttgaagctgtctttggcatttttgagTTGTGGAATCAATtacctgcagctgctgctggtggcacagCCTGGAATTCCAcgccagtcctgtccttgccacagTGTAAAgactggactgtgttctggccaGCACCTGGTGGgacagacatttcctgtcctTCTTCAAGGCTGCCTTGGGCTGCAAAActatttcactttgtcattttgtggcttctaccattctatgatttgtttagagtaatttttacaggtattttatgggctatgagtgGAGATTGTCTAGTGCATccttgtactccaccatcttggctctggccccCCCTGCTATCTCTATTTTTGAGGGTACTATCGTCTTTTCAGTCACCAAGATTTGGAAACTATGGtgccctccccttcctccttttcttaccTCCTCtcctagagagagagagagagagagagagagagagagagagagagagagagagagagagagagagacagagacagagacagagacagagacagagacagagagacagagagagacagagagagacagagagagacagagagagacagagagtgagagagagagtgaggaacggagagagggagggagagagaatgtccATTCAGTTGCAAAGTtctatcaattttacctttggaACATAACTTCTTTATAACCCCTGTTCTCATTTTAAATTATCAAAGCTGTGATGCAAACACTCAACACCTCTAAGTAGGATATTCTAGTAGTCTTGTGGTTTGTCTACCTGAGTCACTCAATCACTCTCAGATCTCCTCCATCCTTTAATGAGCTATCAGATTTTTCTTCCTAAAgagtagatctgaccatgtcactgcccCACCCctctcaataaactctaatggctctCTATTACATCAATGTTTAAATGAATAATCTGCATAGCTTTTAAAACCCTCTATGTATTTGTTCCACTTTTATGTTTGCATTCTATTCATACCACCAACTACGTTACTTccttagagacagctaggtggcacagtgaatagagtactggacctggagtgaggaagattgggggaattctcatttcatttaagaAACAAACTGTGTTACTTTGAGTATATCACTTaaactttctctgcctcagtttctttatataagAAGAGACAATAATACCACCTCTCTCTTAGGGAttctaagaataaaatgagaaaacttattCAAAGCACATGTGGTGACACAAGATTCGGTATTTATCACTGGACATTTCATTTGGAATTCTATCAATGTAGGGTTTCTTTCTCTTAGCAACTTTGCCTCCCAGATTCTTTGTCAATACAATTAGTAGTTAATACCCCATATTATACAACAAGAAGCTCTCAGTCCTCTTTAATACATATACATTGCCCTTGAAAATATCatgcacaaatacatacatacatgtgggtGTGTaggattgcatgttgtctcatttgactATGTGTTCCTTGACAGAAGCACCTATTTATGCTTTCATTTGTGTCCACAGTGATTATCAAATTGACTGGCACACAGAAAGTCCTCAATAAACTTTTTTGAGTTGAGGTCCCTATTTTAtcattgagaaaactaaggctgaggaGTGTTTGGGTATTTGATCATGGGCACATAATTAAtatatgtctgaggcaagatttcagTTCAGATCTTGAGTCCAAGTATAGAGATGCTTAACCAGTAGTCCATTCCATTCGTTGGAGACTGAAACACCTGGGGTCATTAAGTTTTGGGGAGAAAGATTATGAAATAACACACGCTATTTCTCAGGATTGTTTTCAGGAGAACATAAATGAAGATCTTCATCTAATGTGACTAAATACTTGATCAAAGGAAAATTATCCAATAACTCtaaatttcttctttcacagaggaaaatttgaaatattgtttTCTACAGTTCACACTTCATCAGATTGTGcaacagaatttttttaaggCTTCAAGCACTATAAAATTGTGAGGCATCTTTATGTCTTCAGATCTTTCTCCACTATTTTGTAAATATCTCATCTGGATAAGAAGAAACTTGATATCTTTCTTCAGCATTAATATGAAGTGTACAGGAACTCTATTCCTCCTTACTGATGAGAACCAATCTAAAAGCCCTCTTCTCATTAGCTTTACAAAAGAGTGAAAATATAATTCCTCCACTTGCCTCTGTCCTGTTCACAGAAACAGAGGagagaacaaaacagaaatgatGGGGAATTACTCCATCCCAACTGAGTTCATCTCCTTGGGGATTACCAATGCTCCAGAGGTAAATGTggttctttttgttctctttctcatcATTTATTTGGTTATTCTTGTAGCAAATCTTGGGATGATCATCTTAATCAGGATAGATCCTCAACTCCATTTACCCATGTATTTCTTCCTTAGCCACATGTCCTTCTCTGACCTAGGCTACTCCACTGCCATTGGCCCCAAGATGCTGGTGGACTTCTTTGCCAAAGACAAATCAATTTCCTTCATTGGTTGTGCTCTGCAATTCTATGTTTTCTGTTACTTTACAGATTGTGAGTCTTTATTGTTAGCAATAATGGCCTTTGATCGCTACATGGCAATAAACAATCCTTTACTTTATACAGTAAATATATCTAGCAGCGTCTGCTACTTATTGATGGCTGGTGTCTACATGGTGGCGATGGGGGATGCTCTGCTCCATACTACTTTAACCTTCACATTGTCTTTCTGCAGGTCCAGTGAAATTAATCATTTCTTCTGTGATGTtcctcctcttctattaatctctTGTTCTGATACCTATGTCAATGAGCTGGTTATCTTCATTGTCTTTGGCTTTATTGAAATGGTCAGCATTTCAGTAGTTCTCATTTCTTATTGTTATATAGTCCTCTCTGTGTTTAAGATCCGCTCCTCTGAGGGCAGATGGAAAACATTTTCAACCTGTTCTTCTCACTTAACTGCTGTCACAATCTTCCAGGGTACTCTTCTATTTATGTACTTCAGACCAAGTTCTGCCTATTCACTAGACCAAGACAAAATGATCTCCTTGTTTTATACCCTTGTCATTCCCATGTTGAATCCCTTGATCTATAGTTTGTGAAACAAAGATGTGAAAGGAgctctgggaaaactgaaaaataatatatgTTCGTAATATTGGTTGCTATGATTTCCATGATTTGGACCCTATATTGGGAGGTTGGAGTCCAATTCAATGCATTAAAGGTATTCTAAGCCAATTGACAAGTTTGAAGTCTTattgaagtaataataataacatgtcAGTATACAAACACTGAATCTCAAAATGTGAAAGGAACCTCGGAGTTGACCTAATCCAATCTCTACTTAAACAGGCATATATTCCATAATTTTCTATATGCACAATATTCCTTGGAAAGTGAAATTGCCCAAtcaatgtgtgtatacacatatacaacaatatacacatgcatacgtaCACATATAAACGCATGtggacatatacacatatacatgtatctacTATTTATATTGCTTTATGTGCATGAAAGATATGAGTAATTGAGATTTTAGGAAAATAGACTTATGAATCACAGATTATATCTTTACCTTCAATTTAAAATTACACAACGTTCTACGTTTATCAATGTCTCATCTATCAATTATTCACTCTTTGACATATAGtatgttaaaatataattgtGGCTTTATTTTCTGTATCTCGGAATTATTGTTACTTTACCCAGATATGTGATTTTATGTGTGTCAGAAGATTCTGGTAAGAAATTATTCCCAATTCAGATGAGAGAAgaatttcccagagtcacatagccaagTATGTTGCAATGATTAGACTTCTACCTAAGTATTCATCACCAAGAGAACTGCCTTTTATCTActatatttttgtgttttgatGTTCAGTTGCTCTAATATAGTTTGTTTTGTAATCTTTAAAGGTTCATTATGGCTCTGTATGATTGTATTGTTTGTCTGAAACTTCCAGAAATGTCTCTTGGAGCTACTAAAGCCAAATGAGCATGTGCTAGAAGTATacattcattccccaattaataaatggtcaaaggatatgaacaggcaattttcagagaaagaaattaaaggtatctatagtcatattaaaaatgctctaaagcacttttgattagagagatgcaaatcaaaagaactctgaggtaccacatcacacctataagattggcaaacatgacagaacaagaaaatgataaatgctggagaagatgtgggagagttggaacactaattcattgttggtggagcttggagcgcatccaaccattctggagagcaatttggaactatgcccaaagggctacaaaaatgtgcataccttttgacccagcaacatcacttctcagactgtatccccaagagatcataaaaatgggaaaaggtcccacatgtacaa from Notamacropus eugenii isolate mMacEug1 chromosome Y, mMacEug1.pri_v2, whole genome shotgun sequence encodes:
- the LOC140516743 gene encoding olfactory receptor-like protein OLF2 — translated: MMGNYSIPTEFISLGITNAPEVNVVLFVLFLIIYLVILVANLGMIILIRIDPQLHLPMYFFLSHMSFSDLGYSTAIGPKMLVDFFAKDKSISFIGCALQFYVFCYFTDCESLLLAIMAFDRYMAINNPLLYTVNISSSVCYLLMAGVYMVAMGDALLHTTLTFTLSFCRSSEINHFFCDVPPLLLISCSDTYVNELVIFIVFGFIEMVSISVVLISYCYIVLSVFKIRSSEGRWKTFSTCSSHLTAVTIFQGTLLFMYFRPSSAYSLDQDKMISLFYTLVIPMLNPLIYSL